A window from Listeria seeligeri serovar 1/2b str. SLCC3954 encodes these proteins:
- the pepC gene encoding aminopeptidase C: MSTELTFDQLESFSKKWRENPDKLVFQASIMKNGIKAATENPESKARVRPVFSHEVATDKVSNQQQSGRCWMFAALNTFRHKLNGTLGLKDFELSQNFINFWDKLEKANYFLENIIETANEDENSRLVSWLLDTPQQDGGQWDMLVSIIEKYGAVPKSAMPETFQSSKSADLNHLLNERLRTDAVILRKAVNEKTNASAMKEEMLVEIYQLLVMSLGEPPKVFDFEYRNKDNEFKQDLQISPKDFFKRYIDVDLRDYIPLINAPTKDKPFNQAFTVDYLGNIVGGAPIKYLNVEMDVLKKAAVEQIKDGETVWFGCDVGQLSERSSGIMDTDIFLTNQAFGFKTKMTKAERLDYKHSMLTHAMVLTGINVADGEVNRWKVENSWGEAIGNKGYFVASDAWMDEFTFQVVVQKKYLSEELLNAFNQEPIALKPWDPMGSLAFR; the protein is encoded by the coding sequence ATGAGTACAGAATTAACATTTGATCAATTAGAAAGTTTTTCCAAAAAGTGGCGTGAAAACCCTGATAAGCTAGTGTTTCAAGCTAGTATTATGAAAAATGGGATTAAAGCGGCTACAGAAAATCCAGAATCAAAAGCAAGAGTTCGACCTGTTTTTTCGCATGAAGTTGCAACGGATAAAGTTTCTAATCAACAACAAAGTGGACGATGCTGGATGTTTGCAGCATTAAATACGTTCCGTCACAAATTGAATGGAACGCTTGGTCTGAAGGATTTTGAGTTATCGCAGAATTTTATTAATTTTTGGGATAAGTTAGAGAAAGCAAACTATTTTTTAGAAAATATTATTGAGACTGCAAATGAGGATGAGAATAGTCGTCTAGTTTCTTGGTTGCTTGATACGCCTCAACAAGATGGTGGTCAATGGGATATGTTAGTTTCTATTATTGAAAAATACGGTGCTGTTCCAAAATCAGCTATGCCAGAAACATTCCAAAGTAGCAAGTCTGCTGATTTAAATCATTTGTTAAATGAGCGACTTCGTACAGATGCTGTTATCTTAAGAAAAGCTGTCAACGAAAAAACAAACGCATCCGCAATGAAAGAAGAAATGCTTGTGGAAATATATCAACTTTTAGTTATGTCGCTTGGTGAGCCGCCAAAAGTTTTTGACTTTGAATACCGGAATAAAGATAACGAATTCAAACAAGATTTGCAAATTTCACCAAAAGATTTTTTCAAGCGTTATATTGATGTGGATTTAAGAGATTACATTCCTTTGATTAACGCCCCAACAAAAGACAAACCATTTAATCAGGCCTTCACTGTTGATTATTTGGGGAATATTGTTGGTGGTGCGCCGATTAAATATTTAAATGTTGAAATGGATGTCTTAAAGAAAGCCGCTGTCGAGCAAATAAAAGATGGTGAAACTGTTTGGTTTGGTTGTGATGTTGGTCAACTTTCCGAGCGTTCTAGTGGGATTATGGATACGGATATTTTCTTGACGAACCAAGCTTTCGGCTTTAAAACAAAAATGACTAAAGCAGAAAGATTAGATTATAAACATAGCATGCTAACACACGCAATGGTTTTAACCGGAATTAATGTTGCTGACGGAGAAGTTAACCGTTGGAAAGTGGAAAATAGTTGGGGAGAAGCTATCGGTAACAAAGGTTATTTCGTTGCAAGTGATGCGTGGATGGACGAATTTACGTTCCAAGTTGTCGTACAGAAGAAGTATTTATCTGAAGAATTGCTAAATGCCTTTAATCAAGAACCGATTGCATTAAAACCTTGGGATCCAATGGGTTCACTGGCTTTTAGATAG
- a CDS encoding DUF523 domain-containing protein, whose protein sequence is MIAVSACLAGIACRYDGQDKEITKIKQMVEDGEAIPFCPEVMGGLSIPRNPAEIMGGDGVDVWNGRAKVIDNQEKDVTKEYKSGAMLALNKMQELHITKIIMKENSPSCGSCAIYDGTFSGKVKDGTGVAAALFKANGIEVISEFTI, encoded by the coding sequence ATGATTGCAGTAAGTGCTTGTCTCGCTGGAATTGCCTGTAGATATGATGGGCAAGATAAGGAAATAACAAAAATAAAACAGATGGTCGAGGACGGCGAAGCAATCCCTTTTTGTCCAGAAGTAATGGGTGGCCTTTCAATACCGAGGAATCCAGCTGAAATAATGGGCGGAGATGGAGTAGACGTGTGGAATGGTCGTGCAAAAGTAATTGATAATCAGGAAAAAGATGTTACCAAGGAATATAAGTCTGGAGCTATGCTTGCTTTGAATAAAATGCAGGAGCTTCATATCACCAAAATAATTATGAAAGAAAACAGCCCATCATGCGGTAGCTGTGCTATTTACGACGGCACCTTCTCAGGGAAAGTGAAAGATGGTACCGGCGTAGCAGCAGCTCTTTTTAAAGCAAACGGCATAGAAGTGATTTCAGAATTTACTATCTAA